Within the Mycobacterium gordonae genome, the region ACCGACGCGGGCCGGGCCGCCGGTGGCGACGAAGGCGCTGCCGCGGCTCCCGAGGCTGCGGCACCCGCAGTTGAAGCGCAGAGCACGGAGAGCTGAATCATGTTGATTCCCCGCAAGGTTAAACACCGCAAGCAACACCACCCGCGTCAACGCGGCATCGCCAGTGGCGGCACGGCGGTGAACTTCGGTGACTACGGTATCCAGGCGCTCGAGCACGCCTACGTCACCAACCGTCAGATCGAGTCCGCTCGTATCGCCATCAACCGGCACATCAAGCGTGGCGGCAAGGTGTGGATCAATATCTTTCCGGACCGCCCGCTGACCAAGAAGCCCGCCGAGACCCGGATGGGTTCGGGTAAGGGTTCGCCGGAGTGGTGGGTGGTCAACGTCAAGCCGGGACGGGTGCTGTTCGAGCTGAGCTACCCGAACGAGCAGATCGCCCGGGCGGCGCTCACCCGAGCGATCCACAAGCTGCCGATCAAGGCACGCATCGTTACCCGAGAGGAGCAGTTCTGATGGCAGTGGGAATTTCCCCTGGCGAACTGCGCGAGCTCACCGACGAGGAGTTGGCCGAGCGCGTCCGCGAGTCCAAGGAAGAGCTGTTCAATCTGCGTTTCCAGATGGCGACCGGTCAGCTCAGCAACAACCGCCGCCTGCGCACGGTGCGTCAGGAGATCGCGCGCGTCTACACGGTGCTGCGTGAACGAGAACTGGGTCTGGCTAGTGGGCCCGATGGGTCCGACGGTAAGGAATCGTGATGGCAGAGGCTAAGAAGGCGGCCCCGAAGGCAGACGCCCCCGCAAAAGACAAGGGCCCCAAGCACACTCCGGCCAACCCCAAACCGCGCGGTCGTCGTAAGACCCGCATCGGCTACGTGGTGAGCGACAAGATGCAGAAGACCATCGTCGTGGAGCTCGAAGACCGCGTGCGGCACCCGCTGTACGGCAAGATCATCCGGACGACGAAGAAGGTCAAGGCCCACGACGAGAACAGCATCGCCGGCATCGGCGACCGCGTCTCGCTGATGGAGACCCGGCCGCTCTCGGCGACCAAGCGCTGGCGCCTGGTGGAAATTCTGGAGAAAGCCAAGTAGGTCCGGCGAGTAGCCGGTCGGCCGCGTCGCGAAACTGCCGGCGGTTCTGGATGCCCCTAGTTTCCCGTGCTTTCACCGACGGTGATGCGATCGATGTGCGCGAAAAAATGCGTCAGCACCGCTTCGGGCGCCTCGAGTTGCGGCC harbors:
- the rplP gene encoding 50S ribosomal protein L16, producing MLIPRKVKHRKQHHPRQRGIASGGTAVNFGDYGIQALEHAYVTNRQIESARIAINRHIKRGGKVWINIFPDRPLTKKPAETRMGSGKGSPEWWVVNVKPGRVLFELSYPNEQIARAALTRAIHKLPIKARIVTREEQF
- the rpmC gene encoding 50S ribosomal protein L29, which codes for MAVGISPGELRELTDEELAERVRESKEELFNLRFQMATGQLSNNRRLRTVRQEIARVYTVLRERELGLASGPDGSDGKES
- the rpsQ gene encoding 30S ribosomal protein S17; this encodes MAEAKKAAPKADAPAKDKGPKHTPANPKPRGRRKTRIGYVVSDKMQKTIVVELEDRVRHPLYGKIIRTTKKVKAHDENSIAGIGDRVSLMETRPLSATKRWRLVEILEKAK